The window CGAGTAGAACGATTTGACGTCGCTGCCAGTGAAAGGAATCCGTTCATGGTGCGGCTTGCGGTAGTTCATGCCTCTCCAAATTCCAGACATGCCAGCAATGCGAATTGGCCCCAGCCGGATGACGTTGGCAGCACCGAGATAGTAAATATTGGGAGCAACCCAGCCGCCGTAGTAGAGCTCCCAAGCATGGGAGGCAGCCTCATGATTCCCGCCGATGAAAATGGTCAGGTAGGGCGCTTTCTTTCTGCCAGCGTAGTAGTCGTGAAAGTCGCCGAGTTTGCGATACTTGACGGGACAGGACATGACAGTCAAGTCGGCCGCATTGCGCACAGCCTGAGAATATCAGCAGCATGCACACAACTCTAGATAGCTTATATGATAAATACCTGAAAATCCCCTCCAATGATAAGGACATCGACGCCATCCCAGCCGCGCTCTTGGGCAGACTGCTCGACGGAGGTGTATATCGCGTTGAGCTTGGCATGGCcctgaaaaaagaaagcaagtCAATTGAAGTTCATCACCAACAGACGATAAAGACACAgtatagagagagagactcaCGCAGCCCTCAACAGCAATGCGAACACCCTGAGATTCGAATGCTGCCATTTTCGAGGTCGAATGCCCAAAGGGTTgtcgaaaaagaaaggtgaaTGAGTTGGGCTTAGCGCGTGTCCACGCCAACGGGACTGGGCGTAAAAGGTGTCTGATATGTTTGCCAGACAGCATGAAAATAGCCTCCAAGCCAGCCAGAATCACTGCTATCAATCCATTCGCCCTAAAAAGAAGGGCCGACGCCTACAATTATGAATGATGCACTGGGACTGGGATATTTTGCACCAGCCAAGATTAAGTTGAGTCACAGAGCTTAATATGCAGCCACTGTGGCTTGCTTGTAAGAGTCACAGCTGCTGCACCTGCATGCATATACCAGGAATGAAAGAGTCATCTCTCCTTGTTCATGTGTAAGGGATGTTTTAATTGGCAATTGTACAATAGTAAGCCATTGATCATATACATCTGTGGATTCGTAGGACATGTTACTCCATCAGAACAAATAATACAAAAAGTGGTACATCTACAAAGAGTAAAGCATTCATCTAAGCATGTGCCCCTACAAAAAAAGCGAGATCTCAATGTAGAATTGCGAGTCAAGCAGAGTGAGAGGAGTGCAATCAATCTTCCAAATCTAATAGACGTTCAACCCACGGAGGAGTGAGAGAGGAACGCATATGCTGAGATGGATGTCACCAAAGGATCATCATCATGAGTATCACTGTAAACACAAGTTGCTGCTGTGATTCGTTATTCTTAGTATTAAGGACGAGGCGCATTGCTTTCCTCTTCTAGTTCGTAATCGGTGTGGTATCATATTTCGTCTcataatcttcttcttcatagaTCATCCATGGCAGTGCACCATTCATTTCGTGCTCATGTTGGCCCTGTTAAATAATGTTAGAAGCGCCTATAGCTCGACTCCCACATGGCTTACTGATCCAAGCCAAGGTAATCGGCCGCGGCCAACAGCTCAAGGCAGAGCTCTACAGGAATGTCCATGTCGGGCACGTCCTCGCTGTTTCTGTAACGATACCAGTAGTGGAAGTACTCGACCACTTTGTCGAGCACCATTCCGCTGTCGGGAATCAGTCAGCCAGTTCGGACACGATGTGGAAATCATGACAGCAGGCATTTCCAAGgtggtttttttcttggtcgGTTCAAGTGTAGTTGCATATCAGCCAGACCAGCGAGCACACTCTCCCAAAGACAATGAGTCCAGGTGAGATGGCAGCGTTCTGTCAAGTAATGCTCGTGAATTGTCGTCACCCCACGCAGACATTTCATCGCTGTGCATTGTATATCTTACCTCATCTCTTGGAACACGCATCTGGCGTCCTTGGCCTCGACGAATTGACCTGCACAAACATGTGAGCAGGCAGAGGAACATAAAAGAGATATTGGTGGCTCCCGGGGTGATCTTTCACGCACTCCTCGGGTCCAGCATGCCCTTGATGATCGGGCTCACCATGGCAGCATCACGCAGCACGACAAACTCGAAGCCGTCTCCGGAAACGAGCGTCACGTACTTGCTGGGCGGAGCGAGATCCATGGTGAATTTTGCACAAAAgcaagaagggagaagaaggaataaAAAGGAGAATCCACGTGTggtggaaaaagaaaaaagagcttTATACTGCAAATTTCGACTCGCCGTGCTCGCGTCTACTCAGGCTAGCAATGGCCAAGTTAGAATTTTCGCGAGCGGCTAATGCACGGACCAACCTCGGAGCCGGAACAACCCGCCCCAGCCACTCGCCAATGTCTGTCACGTCAGTGCACCGCCATCCGTTGCCCGGCCAACTGTTTACTCAGCCCTTTGGGCTCCGGTTTCCATGTCCCCCGTCTgcaccagctgcagcaacaaGTCCTTGTCCCACCAACTGTCTCGTTGCCCGGAGCGAACAGCAATAGCAACAGCAGAGCCAAGTACAACATCGTCATTACCCCCAGCCTCTGCATCCCGTCCGTCTTGCAAACCTTCAGCTACGGGGGCTGCGCTACAGTCGAACAGTCGCCGCATCGTATCCCACACCGCCGCAGGTGCTTTATTCATCtaatctctttttttctttttcgtgttatttttttttcttttgcccttACACCGCATTGTTCCTTTACTTGCATGCCGGCCGGATTCCTTGTTTCTGCCGCGGTGCCCACTCCTATTCTTTGTtgaagcagcttcagcattcCAGTCGAGAGAGGAGACCACCGTTGGCTGCCTGAgacaagctctctctcccaGCACCCGCTCCCATCATGGCGGCGTATCAGAACCGCAACTCGCAATATGCGACGGGCAGCAACGAGAAGCGCGGCCAGCGCACCCGCTCCAGCGAGGGAACTGTCAGTACAACCATGAGCTCATCGTCAGGCCGCGATTCAGCAGCGACTCACGTAACGGAGGCCCCGACATATTcgaagaagattgtcgtTGTAGGAGACGGTGGATGCGGCAAAACATGTCTGCTCATCAGCTACAGCCAGGGCTATTTCCCAGAGGTAAGCAACCCCCCAGGGCTTCAGCCGCGGCCGCAGCCTTGTCGCCTTTCTGTTTTGTCGCGTATCTTGCACGGGAAAACGGATACTGACGACCGCCTCCCTCGCGGGCAGAAATATGTTCCTACAGTATTCGAAAACTACATCACCTACCCGACGCACCCGCCCACCGGCAAGACGGTAGAGCTCGCCTTGTGGGATACcgccggccaagaagaataCGATCGCCTCCGTCCCTTGTCGTACCCGGAAACCGACCTCATCTTCGTTTGCTTCGCCATCGATTGCCCCAACTCTTTGGACAATGTCATGGATAAGGCATGGcccccctttctctttctcccccCCTTTTATCTGAACCGGCATACGTCACTCGTCGGCGTCTTCAAATCTGCTAACTCTGGCCACAGTGGTACCCCGAGGTTCTGCATTTCTGCCCTTACACCCCCCTGATTCTGGTCGGCCTGAAATCAGATCTCCGACACAAGAAATCCTGCATCGACATGCTCAAGACTCAGGGACTCACGCCTGTCACCGCAGAGCAGGGAATGGCTGTtgccaagaagatgggagCCCATTATATGGAGTGCAGCAGTAAGGAAATGCGAGGTGTCGACGAAATCTTCGAGCAGGCCATCATGACTGTCGTGGCCAACGACCGGAGGAACACGGAGACGCCTGCCGCGTTAGCTGCGTCTGCGGGCGATGGGAAGACACAAGCTCCCGTGGTAGGGGGCCttaagaggaagaagagaaagtgtCAATTTCTCTAAAGGGCTCGCTCGAAATCTCCGAATGCTCATCATTTCTGCACCGGCAGCAGAAGGCAGCACGCCGTCGAGGGTGGAATTTGGTTTGGGCGTCGAGAGCGGGTTGCGGATGCAGATGCGGATGTGGACGCGGACGTGGATGCGGATACCGAAATTGTAATGACCATCAGACGATTCCTTTACGACGATTTGCGCCCCTTTACGAACGACGTCCAACGGCTATGGTCCACGATTCTCAAGACGATGAAAGCGAGGTGGTGGAgacgagctgctggtgcatctctctcctcgaaAGAAAGCTACAGCCTGGTATATAAGCGGGAGTCCGCGTGGTTGATTTAAACATATTCGAGCcggcctctttttttggatttGCGCTTCAGGTCCTGCTATGCTATGCTAGCCTTTTGACGCATGGAAGGGAAGGGCGGATTGTGGGAGCCACGAACTTTTTTAAACGCAACTAGGAAACGGCGGTGGTGACGTTTTTTGCGAAACTTTGTGTGGTCTTTtagtacttttttttttttttactattctcttttgtttcgtgtttctttttttttctatccGCTATTGCGTCTTCTCTTATGTAGCATGATACTGTTGAGTTCAATCAGGTTTGGGATTGGGAGATTAAAAAATCATCATATTCACACCCCTATACCGGCTGTCTCTTGTCTTCCCTACTTTCCCCCCCTATTTCATTTCCGATCCAGCGATCGTGTTGTAGTGATAGTGATAGTGTAGATTATACAAAGCGTAGATGGGCTGGGGTACTTGGTGGAAGGGGGGTATCTTTTTGCCTATACGTGCTGTAGCAATATAATCTCTCGTTTGTTGTCTGCTCTGTTCTGtccgcttctctctctctgccttgggtatctttatctttttattcttgcattgtctcgtcgtcgtcgttgtgCTTTGCGGCGTCTTGTTGTTCGGTCTGTTtattggcttcttcgtctttgcccaTTACGTTTTCGAATTGGGACCAGAGAGCTTCTACGGAAGAAAATTCATTGCCGACCTATGAAAGTGTCCCTCCAATTGTTAGCCCATATCATAATTTGATCGTGTTTTCGTTTGGGAATTGGGGGAAGGCGAACAGcgatgatggcctcgagcgATCGATTCAGTTTGTTGATGTTGCCGAGGACTTGTTCAAAGCTCTGAATCCCCCCGCCCGCGACGTCAGTATAGAAGACTTGTTAAGGCGAAGTTGATATGATGAACGGAACGTACTTCGGCAATGTCGCCGATGAGAGCTTCTCGCTGCTGTTCGAAATACgctctgctgcttgctgtGCCGGCGCCGCTAGTGCGGGTGTCCATTGCAAGGaccggctgctgctgctgctgctgctgctgctgctattggGATGCTTTATATCGTCTGGtcctttgtttttttgttcgGGGTGAAGTGGATTGATTATTGGGTATGGGTGATTTTGTTGGAGTGTAGGAGGGAAGCTTTTGGAGGTTGCGCGACGCGTTGAGTGGCTGGAACGTtgttctgcagcttctccaacttTGCTGTAGCTCATGGTGGGGTTGGTGTGTTCCAGTTGTCTTTCTGCCAATGACGTGCCCCGCTAGCGATTCAAATCATTCCCATCTCCAATTCGATTTCAATACAGTTGGAGGCTATTCGCCAGATTCAACCATATTTCTAATATCAAGTTTCGCACAACAAGATGTAAAATCAAAATTCATATACTGCAAATATACTTCATTATTCGAGATAAATATCATACAACATCGCCACAAAGCGATCTTCCACAACCAGCACTGCAGTCCTGTCCAAACTCAAAGCACTTCGCAATTCCATAAACACATTTTTAAACAAAGAGTAAACACACCAGATCCCCTCCCTCCGATTCACAGTTGGTCTCCGTCAACATTGCATAAACCCACCCTGAGACTTTCCGATATAACCACCTAGTACCCTAAAGTGCCCTTCTATAGATTTACACCAAACTCGTGTAGATTGATGACAGTAAAAGACGCGTATACAAAAACTTGGAAAAACAACGAGCAATGGCAAGGAAAAACACATGGATTATAATGAAGAGCATGTTATTTTCCCTTGCTCATCCAACAGTCATCAACAGGCGCTCTTCAGCGTCCGAACCTGTCGGGGTGCCTGTCATACTCGTGAGGTCGAAGACTACCCCGGTTCATGATGTCTCTCGGGTCTCTCGGGTCTCTCGGGTCTCTCGGATCTCTGGGATCTCGCATATCTCTGGGGTCTCGATCTCGCGGGTCTCTTTGATCTCTCGGGTCTCTCGAGTCACGTAGCTGCATCTCTCTTGGGTCTGGTGCTGGATAACCATGTACTTGAGGCTGGGGAGGTGGCGGCCCGCGACTATCGTAAACACTTGGAGTATAGCTTCGGCTGGGCGGAACATCTCTTGGATCTCTTGGATCTCGAGGGTCCCGAGGGTCCCGAGGATCTCGTGGTGGCGCCGGCCCTGGAGTTGACGTGTAACGCGGGTATGGCTGAGCACTAGAAGACATGGGCTCCGGCGCTCGTGTCGTCTGCGGATAGCGAGACTGTAGCGAGTGCTGCTGCGACAAGCCCGAGGTGCCCTGTCCGTAGATTGAAGGAGGCCGGTCATCTCTCAGAGACATGTGCTGTTGGGGCGGTGGAGCGGCTGCTGGCCACGCCGGTGCAGGAGTCCCTGGTTTTGTCGAAGGGTGCTGGGATCCCCAAGCCGTTTGAGAATGCGGAGGAGGCGCCTGTGTTGCCTTGGGAGGTTGAGATGGCCAGCTGTTGCCTTGCGATCGAATATCAGAGGGCTGAGCTTGATGGCCAGACGACGGCCATACGTTGTCACGACTGCTTGTTGGGATTTCACGGCTCCTTGACGATGAGTGAGTTGCGTATTGCTGTGTCGGCGGCGAGGTGATATGCGCTGGCTGAGGCCCTCCTCCATAAGCTGTGGGATAACCTGTCTGAGACTGATACTGGGATTGGCTTGACTGCGGGGGTGGAGGGTAACGCTGTGATGTCTGGGGAGAGTTTGTTCCGCTTGCTGGATGGCTTTGTGGGTACGCATGCCGTCCGTAATAATCAACCTCTACCGCGGAATCAGATGGCATGCTTCGGTGTCCACTAATATGTTGTGAAGAAGCCGGCGAGGCAGAATAGGGAGGTTTTAGAGAAGGCATGGCCGATGCTCCACTGGATGGCGTTCGTCCATAAGGAGAGTAGTGAGAGTCTGTTTCCCGGCGGATCGGAGGGGCCTGTGTAGATGCGGCCGCAGGTGGTGGAGGTCGACCGATACCTTGGGATGGCggcgttgaagatggcccAGGTGTGTGGCTTTGCGTAACCTCAGCCACCCGCTTAGGGGGCGGAGGATCATCGTTCAAAAGCGACATGATGTTTGACTTTCGAGGCTCAGGCGGTCGAGCTGGTGTAAGAGAGGGCATTGAAGAAGGGTGCTGAGGAGGCGGGGCAGCTGCACCGTAAGGTTCGTGTGGAGGCCCTGATGAGATCCTTTGGGGAGGAGGCTGGGTTGGCCTCGAGGACGGAGGCGCCAGTGGAGGTGACTGTACCGCTACAGGGTCAGAAAGCAACGACCGCA of the Trichoderma breve strain T069 chromosome 4, whole genome shotgun sequence genome contains:
- a CDS encoding skp1 family, tetramerization domain-containing protein, translating into MDLAPPSKYVTLVSGDGFEFVVLRDAAMVSPIIKGMLDPRSQFVEAKDARCVFQEMSGMVLDKVVEYFHYWYRYRNSEDVPDMDIPVELCLELLAAADYLGLDHICVPLSLLRGLNVY
- a CDS encoding ras family domain-containing protein, yielding MAAYQNRNSQYATGSNEKRGQRTRSSEGTVSTTMSSSSGRDSAATHVTEAPTYSKKIVVVGDGGCGKTCLLISYSQGYFPEKYVPTVFENYITYPTHPPTGKTVELALWDTAGQEEYDRLRPLSYPETDLIFVCFAIDCPNSLDNVMDKWYPEVLHFCPYTPLILVGLKSDLRHKKSCIDMLKTQGLTPVTAEQGMAVAKKMGAHYMECSSKEMRGVDEIFEQAIMTVVANDRRNTETPAALAASAGDGKTQAPVVGGLKRKKRKCQFL
- a CDS encoding DASH complex subunit dad1 domain-containing protein; this translates as MDTRTSGAGTASSRAYFEQQREALIGDIAESFEQVLGNINKLNRSLEAIIAVGNEFSSVEALWSQFENVMGKDEEANKQTEQQDAAKHNDDDETMQE